Proteins from a genomic interval of Gopherus evgoodei ecotype Sinaloan lineage chromosome 7, rGopEvg1_v1.p, whole genome shotgun sequence:
- the NPAS4 gene encoding neuronal PAS domain-containing protein 4, translating into MYRSTKGASKARRDQINAEIRNLKELLPIPEGDKVRLSYLHIMSLACIYTRKSIFFAKGALGGLESLLSSQDLEEFLQTLPGFLLAFTGEGKLIYVSENVAEHLGHSMVDLVAQGDSVYDIIDPTDHFVMRNQLALPSPTDTDRLFRCHFNTSKTVRRQSAGNKLVLIRGRFHQPPPGSYWSTNPVFMAFCTPLEPKPRLSHNSLFLASFESRHTKDLAILDISESVIFHLGFEKSELLCRSWYSLMHPEDLSHASAQHCRLLGDAGEPQVEMVIRLQTKNGVNWVWIYSLARMESAEIPVTCHNYIISDSEAWCLRQQLASEEPQVAYVLSAGPPYSEGLLSPAQLSSPDQVFTPLSSTPTGAAPVPSFDFASLEYAEGTSLSREGASMAMEPGNLSSVEEAPSATQGQPGKDTEFNYVFFPTAYEPAFQRDNPGGSAKDFVCTPPYTPHQGCTFMFGTQESYPSTTATSPPTTISSELLYPPENCSALYEKLPPTPDSPGNGDCTIMTLPEVRAPLYIDVPMVPEGVLTPEASPIKQTFFRYSEKEKTEIDLLARHISSLAEDFSSFHSTELSLQAKQDQVSRSSSLPAGMPSPCLDFQPLKSWRSIDFSFLSCPEESLLEEDSVENLLQDLSTSLFEKSGAGVRCPLHHHFCGGNVSSPLSLDAEESGSGTLAPSPSTDLSPEEQCFLEELASYETVFETCASRSPCDGLDELYQLQSHLQDSFHEDGSESDPSF; encoded by the exons ATGTACCGCTCCACCAAGGGCGCCTCTAAGGCGCGGCGGGACCAGATCAACGCCGAGATCCGCAATCTCAAGGAGCTGCTGCCCATCCCGGAAGGGGACAAAGTTCGGCTCTCCTACCTGCACATCATGTCGCTGGCATGTATCTATACCCGCAAGTCCATCTTCTTCGCCAAAG GTGCCCTGGGAGGGCTGGAGAGCCTGCTGTCATCCCAGGACCTGGAAGAGTTCTTGCAGACGCTCCCAGGCTTCCTCCTGGCGTTCACCGGTGAAGGGAAGCTGATCTACGTCTCGGAGAACGTAGCCGAGCACCTGGGACATTCGATG GTGGACCTGGTAGCCCAAGGAGACAGTGTTTATGACATCATTGACCCCACCGACCACTTTGTGATGAGGAATCAGCTGGCGCTGCCCTCCCCGACTGATACAG ACCGATTGTTCCGGTGCCATTTCAACACCTCCAAGACCGTGCGGCGCCAGAGTGCGGGGAACAAGTTGGTGCTAATCCGAGGCCGCTTCCATCAGCCACCGCCCGGCTCCTACTGGTCCACCAACCCCGTCTTCATGGCCTTCTGCACCCCGCTAGAGCCCAAGCCACGGCTCAGCCACAATTCACTCTTCCTGGCCTCCTTTGAGAGCCGGCACACCAAGGACCTGGCCATCCTggacatctcagagag TGTGATCTTCCATCTGGGCTTTGAGAAGAGTGAGCTCCTATGCCGGTCGTGGTACAGCCTGATGCACCCAGAGGACTTGAGCCATGCCTCAGCCCAGCATTGCCGCCTGT TGGGCGATGCTGGTGAGCCCCAGGTGGAAATGGTCATCCGACTCCAGACCAAGAATGGTGTCAACTGGGTTTGGATCTACTCCCTGGCACGCATGGAGAGTGCTGAGATCCCCGTCACCTGCCACAACTACATCATCAG TGACTCAGAAGCCTGGTGCCTGCGTCAGCAGCTGGCCTCGGAGGAGCCGCAGGTGGCCTACGTGCTAAGTGCCGGGCCGCCATACTCTGAGGGGCTGCTGTCCCCGGCGCAGCTCTCCAGCCCTGACCAGGTCTTCACACCCCTGTCCAGCACACCCACCGGTGCCGCCCCAGTGCCCTCCTTCGATTTTGCCAGCCTGGAGTATGCAGAGGGCACCAGCCTGAGCCGCGAGGGAGCATCGATGGCCATGGAGCCGGGCAATCTCTCCTCCGTGGAGGAGGCCCCCAGTGCCACCCAGGGCCAGCCAGGCAAAGACACCGAGTTCAACTATGTGTTCTTCCCCACTGCCTATGAGCCAGCCTTCCAGAGGGACAACCCAGGTGGCTCCGCCAAGGACTTTGTCTGCACGCCTCCCTACACGCCCCACCAGGGCTGCACCTTCATGTtcgggacccaggagtcctaccCTTCCACCacagccacctcccctcccaccaccattTCCTCCGAGCTCCTCTACCCTCCAGAGAACTGCAGTGCTCTCTATGAGAAGTTGCCGCCCACTCCTGACAGCCCCGGTAATGGGGATTGCACCATCATGACGCTGCCGGAGGTCAGAGCCCCCCTCTATATTGATGTGCCCATGGTGCCCGAGGGGGTGCTCACCCCGGAGGCCTCACCCATCAAACAGACCTTCTTCAGAtattctgaaaaagaaaagactgagattgACCTGCTGGCCAGGCACATCAGCAGCTTGGCTGAAGACTTCAGCTCCTTCCACTCCACGGAGCTCTCCCTCCAGGCAAAGCAAGACCAGGTCAgccgcagctcctccctgccgGCCGGcatgcccagcccctgcctggaCTTCCAGCCCCTCAAGAGCTGGAGGAGCATtgacttctccttcctctcctgcccCGAGGAGAGCCTCCTGGAAGAGGACTCCGTGGAGAACCTTCTCCAGGACCTGTCCACCTCTCTGTTCGAGAAGAGTGGCGCCGGTGTCCggtgccccctccaccaccacttcTGTGGTGGGAACGTCAGTAGTCCACTAAGCTTGGACGCCGAAGAGAGCGGCAGTGGGACCTTGGCTCCCTCGCCCTCCACGGACCTGTCTCCAGAAGAGCAGTGCTTTCTGGAAGAACTGGCCTCCTATGAAACAGTCTTTGAGACATGTGCCTCAAGGTCGCCCTGTGATGGGTTAGATGAGTTGTATCAACTCCAGAGCCACCTGCAAGACAGCTTCCATGAAG ATGGAAGCGAAAGTGACCCTTCGTTCTGA